The Nocardioides humi genome includes a region encoding these proteins:
- a CDS encoding MMPL family transporter produces the protein MARLLYRIGSTAYRRWPFFIAGWLLLAVLVGSIAAAFSKPMSDQFTIPGIPSEKAADIQQELFPQAGDAFDDASVNIVVAAPEGHTLSEPRYQTAIQQLIDGVPGLPQTGEENPGLVAPAEAPEGVPAAFSTLSDDGRIGTMSFEWDVDSPADLETSSVDELKELLADTTDETGLVAEANGPGMAVMEPPGGSAELIGLGIALVVLVLTFGSLMAAGMPLLNAVFGVGLGMTGITAMTAFMDIGSSTPMLATMIGLAVGIDYTLFILARYRTELHHTDDRAHAAGIAVGTAGSAVVFAGLTVLIALSALAVVRIPFLTAMGLAAAATVFIAVMVALTLLPALLGMTKSWAFRGRVRKYDPKRDEHGRILNNGVRWARVLAKAPVAWVLGVVVLLGALAAPITQMYLAFPTDSTAASSTTQRQASDLMTEAFGPGREGPLLVVVDGRAITSDEERQAAFDKVVDWAAGQDDVASADLVATNAPVGEDGTPTGTGTGAMIQIVPSSGPDEPETLDLLQALRDGQGAIESQTDTVVGVTGLTAITTDVSDRLNGALPVYLAVVIGLAFVLLVLVFRSILVPLTATLGFLLSVLATLGATVAIFQEGALGLFEGQPIVSFMPIFLIGVVFGLAMDYQVFLVTRMREAHVHGLPTHEAVIDGFRNSARVVTAAATIMIAVFAGFILEDDAIVKSMGFALAASIIFDAFVVRMVLIPSVLYLLGEKAWWLPKWLDRILPNVDVEGESLERDSAPVHVGASGDDRDDDLDKELAGV, from the coding sequence ATGGCCCGCCTGCTCTACCGCATCGGCTCGACCGCCTACCGGCGGTGGCCGTTCTTCATCGCCGGATGGCTGCTGCTCGCCGTCCTCGTCGGCAGCATCGCCGCCGCCTTCTCCAAGCCGATGTCCGACCAGTTCACCATCCCCGGCATCCCGTCGGAGAAGGCCGCCGACATCCAGCAGGAGCTGTTCCCGCAGGCGGGCGACGCCTTCGACGACGCGTCGGTCAATATCGTCGTCGCGGCGCCCGAGGGGCACACCCTCTCCGAGCCGCGCTACCAGACCGCGATCCAGCAGCTGATCGATGGCGTGCCCGGACTGCCGCAGACGGGCGAGGAGAACCCCGGCCTGGTCGCGCCCGCCGAGGCGCCCGAGGGCGTGCCGGCCGCGTTCTCGACCCTGTCCGACGACGGCCGGATCGGCACGATGTCGTTCGAGTGGGACGTCGACTCCCCCGCCGACCTGGAGACGTCGTCGGTCGACGAGCTCAAGGAGCTGCTGGCCGACACCACCGACGAGACCGGCCTGGTCGCCGAGGCCAACGGCCCCGGCATGGCCGTGATGGAGCCGCCGGGCGGCTCGGCGGAGCTGATCGGCCTCGGCATCGCGCTGGTCGTCCTGGTGCTCACCTTCGGCTCGCTGATGGCCGCGGGCATGCCGCTGCTGAACGCCGTCTTCGGCGTCGGGCTCGGCATGACCGGCATCACCGCGATGACCGCCTTCATGGACATCGGCTCCAGCACCCCGATGCTGGCCACGATGATCGGCCTCGCGGTCGGCATCGACTACACGCTCTTCATCCTCGCCCGCTACCGCACCGAGCTGCACCACACCGACGACCGCGCCCACGCGGCCGGCATCGCCGTGGGTACGGCGGGCTCCGCCGTCGTCTTCGCCGGCCTCACGGTCCTCATCGCGCTCTCCGCGCTGGCCGTCGTACGGATCCCGTTCCTGACGGCGATGGGCCTCGCGGCCGCCGCCACGGTCTTCATCGCGGTGATGGTCGCGCTGACCCTGCTGCCCGCGCTGCTCGGCATGACCAAGTCGTGGGCGTTCCGCGGACGGGTGCGGAAGTACGACCCGAAGCGCGACGAGCACGGCCGGATCCTCAACAACGGCGTGCGCTGGGCGCGGGTCCTCGCCAAGGCGCCGGTCGCCTGGGTGCTCGGCGTCGTGGTCCTGCTCGGTGCGCTGGCTGCGCCGATCACGCAGATGTACCTGGCGTTCCCGACCGACAGCACCGCCGCGAGCAGCACCACGCAGCGCCAGGCGTCGGACCTGATGACCGAGGCTTTCGGGCCCGGCCGCGAGGGCCCGCTGCTGGTCGTCGTCGACGGCCGCGCCATCACCTCGGACGAGGAGCGGCAGGCGGCGTTCGACAAGGTCGTCGACTGGGCCGCCGGACAGGACGACGTCGCGAGCGCCGACCTGGTCGCCACCAACGCACCGGTGGGCGAGGACGGCACCCCCACCGGGACCGGTACCGGCGCGATGATCCAGATCGTCCCGTCGTCCGGCCCGGACGAGCCGGAGACGCTCGACCTGCTGCAGGCGCTGCGCGACGGCCAGGGCGCGATCGAGAGCCAGACCGACACCGTCGTCGGCGTCACCGGCCTCACCGCGATCACCACCGACGTCTCGGACCGGCTCAACGGCGCGCTCCCGGTGTACCTCGCCGTCGTCATCGGCCTGGCGTTCGTGCTCCTCGTCCTGGTGTTCCGCTCGATCCTGGTCCCGCTGACCGCCACCCTGGGCTTCCTGCTCTCGGTGCTGGCGACGCTGGGCGCGACGGTCGCGATCTTCCAGGAGGGCGCGCTCGGCCTGTTCGAGGGCCAGCCGATCGTGAGCTTCATGCCGATCTTCCTGATCGGCGTGGTGTTCGGCCTCGCGATGGACTACCAGGTCTTCCTGGTGACCCGGATGCGGGAGGCGCACGTCCACGGGCTGCCCACCCACGAGGCGGTCATCGACGGCTTCCGCAACAGCGCCCGGGTGGTCACCGCGGCCGCCACGATCATGATCGCGGTGTTCGCCGGCTTCATCCTCGAGGACGACGCCATCGTGAAGTCGATGGGCTTCGCGCTGGCCGCGTCGATCATCTTCGACGCCTTCGTGGTCCGGATGGTCCTCATCCCGTCGGTGCTCTACCTGCTCGGCGAGAAGGCCTGGTGGCTGCCGAAGTGGCTGGACCGGATCCTTCCGAACGTCGACGTCGAGGGCGAGTCCCTCGAGCGCGACTCCGCCCCGGTCCACGTCGGCGCCTCCGGCGACGACCGCGACGACGACCTGGACAAGGAGCTCGCCGGCGTCTGA
- a CDS encoding TetR/AcrR family transcriptional regulator, with protein MNRREAKRHQTALRLQECAVRLTIDRGFDGWTIDDLAAAADVSRRTVFNYFDGKAEVILGPEPDVDEEAMAAFVSGGPTGRLFDDLLVLAHEATREKADSERHIAAVRDAIMNDPHLLRLVHERFEMAAALLGDCIRRREGDDFPDEKVRLLLRLLMTCFDHALARLGEDASTTFTDHFDATVVDIRACLA; from the coding sequence ATGAATCGTCGGGAGGCCAAGCGGCACCAGACCGCGCTGCGCCTCCAGGAGTGCGCAGTGCGGCTCACCATCGACCGCGGCTTCGACGGCTGGACCATCGACGACCTGGCCGCCGCGGCCGACGTGTCCCGGCGAACGGTGTTCAACTACTTCGACGGCAAGGCCGAGGTGATCCTCGGTCCTGAGCCGGACGTCGACGAGGAGGCCATGGCGGCCTTCGTGTCCGGCGGGCCTACCGGCCGGCTGTTCGACGACCTGCTCGTCCTCGCCCACGAGGCGACCCGCGAGAAGGCCGACTCCGAGCGGCACATCGCGGCCGTGCGCGACGCGATCATGAACGACCCCCACCTGCTGCGCCTGGTCCACGAGCGGTTCGAGATGGCCGCCGCCCTGCTGGGCGACTGCATCCGTCGGCGCGAGGGCGACGACTTCCCCGACGAGAAGGTCCGGCTCCTGCTCCGGCTCCTGATGACCTGCTTCGACCACGCCCTCGCGCGCCTGGGCGAGGACGCCAGCACCACCTTCACCGACCACTTCGACGCGACGGTCGTCGACATCCGCGCCTGCCTCGCCTGA
- a CDS encoding NAD(P)-dependent oxidoreductase translates to MRKVCVVGGSGKLGRHLIQHCLERGYDVVAVCRPQSVGKLADLADRITVVPGRTDDRAVIAQAVAGCDGVLTVLVPWGVHDYSSGTAQAVLDHAEPGARLVFSCGWHITRGDGDHYTRRFRAMVWAAKVVARAVRFADIDDQVRACDRIFASDTAWTVVRGSSLEEGPSEGLPVWSRHVGDPVLASDLTRRTDFALFMVAALTDDTLVREAPAIVGCRTESALRHAQG, encoded by the coding sequence ATGCGTAAGGTATGCGTCGTGGGCGGCTCCGGGAAGCTGGGCCGCCATCTCATCCAGCACTGCCTCGAGCGCGGGTACGACGTCGTCGCGGTCTGCCGCCCACAGAGTGTCGGGAAGCTGGCCGACCTCGCCGACCGGATCACCGTCGTCCCCGGCCGCACCGACGACCGCGCGGTGATCGCGCAGGCGGTGGCGGGCTGCGACGGCGTGCTCACGGTCCTGGTGCCGTGGGGCGTGCACGACTACTCCTCGGGCACCGCGCAGGCGGTGCTCGACCACGCCGAGCCGGGCGCCCGGCTGGTCTTCTCCTGCGGCTGGCACATCACCCGCGGGGACGGCGACCACTACACCCGCAGGTTCCGGGCGATGGTGTGGGCGGCGAAGGTCGTGGCCCGGGCGGTCCGGTTCGCCGACATCGACGACCAGGTCCGCGCCTGCGACCGCATCTTCGCCAGCGACACCGCCTGGACCGTCGTCCGCGGCAGCTCGCTGGAGGAGGGCCCCTCCGAGGGACTGCCGGTCTGGTCGCGGCACGTCGGCGACCCGGTGCTGGCGAGTGACCTGACCCGGCGTACCGACTTCGCGCTGTTCATGGTCGCCGCGCTCACCGACGACACGCTCGTGCGCGAGGCGCCGGCGATCGTCGGCTGCCGCACCGAGTCGGCACTGCGGCACGCGCAGGGGTGA
- a CDS encoding TetR/AcrR family transcriptional regulator: protein MPKPRTPLTPERIVLAAVEVADRSGLPAVSMRNVGKALGVEAMSLYHHVAGKEALLDALVDWIFAGIDLPEPDEPWRQAMRRRAASARDRLAAHPWAVGLIESRRTPLPALLRHHDAVLGSLRGGGFSVADAAHAFSVIDAYVYGFVVTEVNLPFDSEAEVEDVTAGLMADMAEGAYPHLTELVVEHALQPGYDYAEEFGFGLDLVLDGLARLVER, encoded by the coding sequence ATGCCCAAGCCCCGGACGCCGCTGACCCCCGAGCGCATCGTCCTCGCCGCGGTGGAGGTCGCCGACCGCAGCGGCCTGCCCGCGGTGAGCATGCGCAATGTCGGCAAGGCGCTCGGCGTCGAGGCGATGTCGCTCTACCACCACGTCGCCGGCAAGGAGGCGCTGCTCGACGCCCTCGTCGACTGGATCTTCGCCGGCATCGACCTGCCCGAGCCGGACGAGCCCTGGCGGCAGGCGATGCGCCGGCGGGCCGCCTCCGCGCGCGACCGGCTGGCGGCGCACCCGTGGGCGGTGGGCCTGATCGAGTCCCGTCGTACCCCGCTGCCGGCGCTGCTGCGCCACCACGACGCCGTGCTCGGGAGCCTGCGCGGGGGCGGCTTCTCCGTCGCCGACGCCGCGCACGCCTTCTCGGTGATCGACGCCTACGTCTACGGCTTCGTGGTCACCGAGGTGAACCTGCCGTTCGACTCCGAGGCCGAGGTCGAGGACGTCACTGCCGGGCTGATGGCCGACATGGCCGAGGGCGCGTACCCCCACCTCACCGAGCTGGTCGTCGAGCACGCCCTGCAGCCGGGCTACGACTACGCCGAGGAGTTCGGCTTCGGCCTGGACCTCGTCCTGGACGGCCTGGCCCGGCTGGTCGAGAGGTGA
- a CDS encoding flotillin family protein — MNTDVLVPIAGIVVLLVLLVLLVTSRYKVAGPNQAFIITGRKGKAVINPETGELTTDLSGQKVVLGGGVFVIPFVQKQATMDLSSRRISVQIRGAVSGQGIKLNLDGVAIVKVGGNADQIRLAAQRFLSQQHDIEPFTQEVLAGALRSIVGGLTVEQIIRDRAAFAQRVADESESSLTGQGLILDAFQIQDVTDDGSYLADLGRPEAARASQAARIAEANARQAAEQAQIAAEQEIAVSQRTLALKQAEIKAETDAAAAQAAASGPLAQADRDQAILAEQEKVAVQQAALTERQLETQVRKPADAERYRVEQEAEARRTSEIAAADARKAATIAAAQAQAEETRLSGEAEKARRAALAEAEAIEGARRGEAEKARRVAEAEAVRAEGEAQAAATLAVGQAEAEAMDKRAEAFAHYNDAAVLQMLVEVLPQIAKEVAAPISAIDQLTVLSTDGAGALPKQVTDNVAQTLQMLKTSTGLDLEALIKKSVGKAADGAVAGELDGTPPA; from the coding sequence GTGAACACAGACGTCCTGGTGCCCATCGCCGGCATCGTCGTCCTGCTGGTCCTCCTGGTGCTGCTGGTCACCAGCCGCTACAAGGTGGCCGGTCCCAACCAGGCGTTCATCATCACCGGACGCAAGGGCAAGGCGGTGATCAACCCCGAGACGGGTGAGCTCACCACCGACCTCTCCGGCCAGAAGGTCGTGCTCGGCGGCGGTGTCTTCGTGATCCCGTTCGTCCAGAAGCAGGCCACGATGGACCTGTCCAGCCGCCGGATCTCGGTGCAGATCCGCGGGGCCGTGTCCGGCCAGGGCATCAAGCTCAACCTCGACGGCGTCGCGATCGTGAAGGTCGGCGGCAACGCCGACCAGATCCGGCTCGCCGCGCAGCGCTTCCTCTCCCAGCAGCACGACATCGAGCCGTTCACCCAGGAGGTGCTCGCGGGCGCGCTGCGCTCGATCGTCGGCGGCCTGACCGTCGAGCAGATCATCCGCGACCGGGCGGCGTTCGCCCAGCGCGTCGCCGACGAGTCGGAGTCCTCGCTCACCGGCCAGGGCCTGATCCTCGACGCCTTCCAGATCCAGGACGTCACCGACGACGGCAGCTACCTCGCCGACCTCGGCCGCCCGGAGGCCGCTCGCGCCAGCCAGGCCGCGCGGATCGCCGAGGCCAACGCCCGCCAGGCCGCCGAGCAGGCCCAGATCGCCGCCGAGCAGGAGATCGCGGTCTCCCAGCGCACGCTGGCGCTGAAGCAGGCCGAGATCAAGGCCGAGACCGACGCCGCGGCCGCGCAGGCCGCCGCGTCCGGGCCGCTCGCCCAGGCCGACCGGGACCAGGCGATCCTCGCCGAGCAGGAGAAGGTCGCCGTCCAGCAGGCCGCGCTGACCGAGCGCCAGCTCGAGACGCAGGTCCGCAAGCCGGCCGACGCCGAGCGGTACCGGGTCGAGCAGGAGGCCGAGGCGCGGCGTACGTCGGAGATCGCGGCCGCCGACGCCCGCAAGGCCGCGACCATCGCCGCCGCGCAGGCACAGGCCGAGGAGACCAGGCTCAGCGGTGAGGCGGAGAAGGCGCGGCGTGCGGCGCTCGCCGAGGCCGAGGCGATCGAGGGCGCCCGGCGCGGTGAGGCCGAGAAGGCCCGCCGTGTCGCCGAGGCGGAGGCGGTCCGGGCCGAGGGTGAGGCGCAGGCCGCCGCCACCCTCGCCGTCGGCCAGGCCGAGGCGGAGGCGATGGACAAGCGGGCCGAGGCGTTCGCCCACTACAACGACGCCGCGGTGCTGCAGATGCTCGTCGAGGTGCTGCCGCAGATCGCCAAGGAGGTCGCCGCCCCGATCAGCGCGATCGACCAGCTCACCGTGCTCTCGACCGACGGCGCCGGCGCCCTGCCCAAGCAGGTCACCGACAACGTCGCGCAGACGCTGCAGATGCTGAAGACCTCCACCGGCCTCGACCTCGAGGCGTTGATCAAGAAGTCGGTGGGCAAGGCCGCCGACGGCGCGGTCGCGGGCGAGCTGGACGGGACCCCTCCCGCCTGA
- a CDS encoding response regulator transcription factor codes for MVVRVVLVDDQELVRSGLRRILRRRDGFEIVAECADGGELPATLAGLGCDGVDVVVMDLRMRTVDGITATRAVVEADGPPVLVLTTFDDDEMLSGALRAGAAGFLLKDSSADDLIRAVRTVAEGGSWLDPAVTGRVLDRFRTFAAVPATATNGAADPLTARELEVLRAIALGRSNGEIAAELVISELTVKSHVGRIFTKLGLRDRPAAIVYAYDHGLVSPGR; via the coding sequence ATGGTGGTGAGGGTCGTGCTCGTCGACGACCAGGAGCTGGTGCGCTCCGGCCTGCGCCGGATCCTGCGCCGGCGCGACGGGTTCGAGATCGTCGCGGAGTGCGCCGACGGCGGCGAGCTGCCCGCGACCCTGGCGGGACTGGGCTGCGACGGCGTCGACGTGGTCGTCATGGACCTGCGGATGCGGACCGTCGACGGCATCACCGCCACCCGAGCGGTCGTCGAGGCCGACGGCCCGCCGGTGCTGGTGCTCACGACCTTCGACGACGACGAGATGCTCTCCGGCGCGCTGCGGGCCGGCGCTGCGGGCTTCCTGCTCAAGGACTCCTCCGCCGACGACCTGATCCGCGCCGTGCGGACCGTCGCCGAGGGCGGCAGCTGGCTGGACCCCGCCGTGACCGGGCGGGTGCTCGACCGGTTCCGCACCTTCGCCGCCGTCCCCGCCACCGCGACGAACGGCGCCGCCGACCCGCTCACCGCCCGCGAGCTCGAGGTGCTCCGCGCCATCGCGCTGGGCCGCAGCAACGGCGAGATCGCCGCCGAGCTGGTGATCTCCGAGCTCACCGTGAAGAGCCACGTCGGCCGGATCTTCACCAAGCTCGGCCTCCGGGACCGGCCGGCCGCGATCGTCTACGCGTACGACCACGGGCTGGTCTCGCCGGGCAGATGA
- a CDS encoding sensor histidine kinase, giving the protein MLRLIRDLDAAMHARIEATMERRGILYPWWIPTTSFTGQVCCVLLALAQRDALWPLQPLTAVLLLVLVSPTIHFVFGGWLPWWIDSLGTLGAAALLMLSPVASGIDLAPALLALVTAEIVARDGVLPGGVVGLAASGLIVLTRLTVGMDSYGVYLLEVLLGGMVGAMLWWQMRALTAERNARASAWARATTAERERIAREIHDLVAHSLSVSLLQITGARHALRDVREASGPGETAEAVAEVDAALADAEQVGRRAMGDIRRAVSAMADGGAERHALPGAGDIAALVREMAGAGLAVEYDEQGDPAALPDAAGLGLYRIAQESLANVVKHGGADPRVRVQLSVTGARARLRVANPLPNGGRPRPDGIGSGLAGMQARATQLGARLDAGQADGEWVVDVRLGATSARGGLELPCGRTLWKAEPA; this is encoded by the coding sequence ATGCTGCGCCTGATCCGCGACCTCGATGCGGCGATGCACGCCCGGATCGAGGCGACGATGGAGCGCCGCGGCATCCTCTACCCGTGGTGGATCCCGACCACGAGCTTCACCGGCCAGGTGTGCTGCGTGCTGCTGGCCCTCGCGCAACGGGACGCGCTCTGGCCGCTGCAGCCGCTGACGGCCGTCCTGCTCCTCGTGCTGGTCTCCCCCACCATCCACTTCGTGTTCGGCGGCTGGCTCCCCTGGTGGATCGACAGCCTCGGCACGCTCGGCGCGGCCGCCCTGCTGATGCTCTCCCCGGTGGCGAGCGGCATCGATCTCGCCCCGGCCCTGCTGGCGCTCGTCACGGCCGAGATCGTCGCGCGCGACGGCGTACTCCCGGGCGGTGTGGTCGGTCTCGCCGCGAGCGGTCTCATCGTGCTGACCCGGCTGACGGTGGGGATGGACAGCTACGGCGTGTACCTCCTCGAGGTGCTGCTGGGCGGCATGGTCGGCGCCATGCTGTGGTGGCAGATGCGCGCGCTCACGGCGGAGCGGAACGCCCGGGCGAGTGCGTGGGCGCGGGCCACGACCGCCGAGCGGGAGCGGATCGCCCGCGAGATCCACGACCTCGTGGCGCACTCGCTGAGCGTCTCGCTGCTGCAGATCACCGGCGCCCGGCACGCGCTGCGCGACGTACGCGAGGCGTCCGGGCCGGGAGAGACGGCCGAGGCGGTCGCCGAGGTCGACGCGGCGCTCGCGGACGCCGAGCAGGTGGGCCGCCGCGCCATGGGCGACATCCGCCGGGCCGTCAGCGCGATGGCCGACGGCGGCGCCGAGCGGCACGCCCTCCCCGGCGCGGGCGACATCGCCGCGCTGGTGCGGGAGATGGCGGGCGCCGGCCTCGCGGTGGAGTACGACGAGCAGGGCGACCCCGCCGCGCTGCCGGACGCCGCCGGGCTCGGCCTCTACCGGATCGCGCAGGAGTCGCTGGCCAATGTGGTCAAGCACGGCGGCGCCGATCCGCGGGTGCGGGTGCAGCTCTCGGTCACCGGCGCGCGGGCCCGGCTGCGGGTCGCCAACCCGCTGCCGAACGGCGGCCGGCCGCGGCCCGACGGGATCGGCTCCGGCCTGGCCGGGATGCAGGCCCGGGCCACCCAGCTCGGTGCCCGGCTCGACGCCGGCCAGGCGGACGGCGAGTGGGTGGTCGACGTACGACTGGGGGCGACGAGTGCGCGTGGCGGCCTGGAGCTGCCGTGCGGCCGCACCCTGTGGAAGGCGGAGCCGGCGTGA
- a CDS encoding cytochrome P450: MRSPDLARAVDLPRSFTSWVLAHGLQRSLIQRGARKGDLISRMVMDVGLRLDPFPAYEELRGRGPISANDLISASVDHAVCNEVLRSDAFGTAGGQGELPRPLQWLHHKVIDPDALGPVDPPSMLAVDPPLHTRYRKQVARAFTARKVGRMGDRVTDVAGHLLDELAGVEDFDLIERYASQLPVTVIADLLGVPEQDRDRLLALGNEAAVTLDPGLSWRQFRRAEDALREMHTWFRGHVERISANPGDDLISQLTLLEGRTGSTRSSCTRSACSSSPPASRRPST; encoded by the coding sequence ATGCGGTCGCCTGATCTGGCGCGGGCCGTCGACCTCCCGCGCTCCTTCACCTCCTGGGTGCTGGCGCACGGGCTCCAGCGCTCGCTGATCCAGCGGGGTGCCCGCAAGGGCGACCTGATCAGTCGGATGGTGATGGACGTAGGCCTGCGCCTGGACCCGTTCCCGGCGTACGAGGAGCTGCGCGGCCGCGGCCCGATCAGTGCCAACGACCTGATCTCGGCCAGCGTCGACCATGCGGTGTGCAACGAGGTGCTGCGCAGCGACGCCTTCGGCACCGCCGGCGGGCAGGGCGAGCTGCCCCGGCCGCTGCAGTGGCTGCACCACAAGGTGATCGACCCCGACGCCCTCGGGCCGGTCGACCCGCCGTCGATGCTGGCGGTCGACCCGCCGCTGCACACGCGCTACCGCAAGCAGGTCGCGCGCGCCTTCACCGCCCGCAAGGTCGGCCGGATGGGCGACCGCGTCACCGACGTCGCCGGCCACCTGCTCGACGAGCTGGCCGGGGTCGAGGACTTCGACCTCATCGAGCGCTACGCCTCCCAGCTGCCGGTCACCGTGATCGCCGACCTGCTCGGCGTACCGGAGCAGGACCGCGACCGGCTGCTCGCGCTCGGCAACGAGGCCGCGGTGACCCTCGACCCCGGTCTCTCCTGGCGGCAGTTCCGTCGCGCCGAGGACGCGCTGCGCGAGATGCACACGTGGTTCCGCGGCCACGTCGAGCGGATCTCCGCGAACCCCGGCGACGACCTGATCAGCCAGCTCACCCTGCTCGAGGGGAGGACCGGCTCGACCCGGTCGAGCTGCACCAGGTCGGCCTGCTCGTCCTCGCCGCCGGCTTCGAGACGACCGTCAACCTGA
- a CDS encoding cytochrome P450 — translation MLDGHPDQLRWLQENPDGWGNAVDEVLRHQSPVQLTLRIALRETEVAGKRFLPGHGILLYLGGANRDPAVFTDPGAFDVTRPNADQHLAFSAGVHFCLGASLARLETAVALRTLYERHPGLHVAGRPERRETRVLRGFERLPVRTTARVAA, via the coding sequence ATGCTCGACGGGCACCCCGACCAGCTCCGCTGGCTGCAGGAGAACCCCGACGGCTGGGGCAATGCGGTCGACGAGGTGCTGCGCCACCAGTCGCCGGTGCAGCTCACCCTGCGGATCGCGCTGCGCGAGACCGAGGTCGCCGGCAAGAGGTTCCTGCCGGGCCACGGGATCCTGCTCTACCTCGGCGGCGCCAACCGCGATCCCGCCGTCTTCACCGACCCCGGCGCCTTCGACGTGACCCGCCCCAACGCCGACCAGCACCTCGCGTTCTCCGCCGGCGTGCACTTCTGCCTGGGCGCCAGCCTGGCCCGGCTGGAGACCGCCGTCGCGCTGCGGACGCTGTACGAGCGCCACCCCGGCCTGCACGTCGCCGGCCGGCCCGAGCGGCGGGAGACCCGGGTGCTGCGCGGGTTCGAGCGGCTGCCGGTGCGGACGACGGCGCGGGTCGCGGCCTGA
- a CDS encoding M15 family metallopeptidase, with the protein MLRRAVAATALVLVAGCAADPAPAPSPPSEASSRDAPSAAPTTAATTATAEPTGFTSAGRRLTDAEQAAMRGVTWQPGCPVPLADLRVVRLAFHDFAGRRRTGRLVVHRDVVADVRRIFERLWDIGFPIRRMRPIEAYDGDDFASIEADNTSAFNCRPKTGSATEWSHHAYGRAIDINPLENPYVLHGRTSHERSVPYLDRTRARPGVLLEGDPAVTAFDDAGWHWGGRWRDPVDHQHFSAMPD; encoded by the coding sequence GTGCTGAGACGTGCGGTCGCCGCGACCGCGCTGGTCCTCGTCGCCGGGTGCGCCGCGGACCCGGCGCCCGCGCCGTCCCCGCCATCGGAGGCCAGCAGCAGGGACGCCCCGAGCGCCGCACCCACGACAGCGGCGACCACGGCCACGGCCGAGCCCACCGGCTTCACCTCGGCCGGCCGCCGGCTGACCGACGCGGAGCAGGCCGCGATGCGCGGGGTGACCTGGCAGCCCGGCTGCCCCGTGCCGCTCGCCGACCTGCGGGTGGTCCGGCTGGCGTTCCACGACTTCGCCGGGCGGCGGCGTACCGGACGGCTCGTGGTGCATCGCGACGTCGTCGCCGACGTACGGCGGATCTTCGAGCGCCTGTGGGACATCGGGTTCCCGATCCGCAGGATGCGCCCGATCGAGGCCTACGACGGCGACGACTTCGCCTCGATCGAGGCCGACAACACCTCGGCCTTCAACTGCCGGCCGAAGACCGGGTCGGCGACGGAGTGGTCGCACCACGCCTACGGCCGCGCGATCGACATCAACCCGCTCGAGAACCCGTACGTGCTCCACGGGCGGACGAGCCACGAGCGATCGGTGCCCTATCTCGACCGCACCCGCGCCCGTCCCGGCGTGCTGCTGGAGGGCGACCCGGCGGTGACGGCGTTCGACGACGCCGGGTGGCACTGGGGCGGACGGTGGCGCGACCCGGTCGACCACCAGCACTTCTCGGCGATGCCGGACTGA